CTGGTAAATCCAGCTCGCTAGCCGAAATAACGTCTGCGGAATAGGGCGCAAGCAGCTCTCTTATCTCGCGCACTTTGCCTGCATTGTGGCTGGCCACAACAAGTCGCCCGCCCTCGAAACACCGATTGCTCACACTTATCAACTCCTGGTCAAACCTGAACCGTAATAGCGTCAAGCGCGGCTTGCTGCATCTTCACAAGATCGGCGCAGCCGGTTTGGGCCAAGTCCAACAGGTTTTGAAACTCAGCGGCCGTAAAGGGATGTTCTTCTGCGGTGCCCTGAATCTCAACGATCTTACCGGATCCTGTCAGCACAAAATTAGCGTCGGCCTGCGCCTTTGAGTCCTCGGCATAATCCAAATCCAGCACAGGTGTTCCCTGATATAAACCGCAGGATATGGCGGCCACAGGTTCCGTGAAGGGCATCTCGATCATCACGCCTAGATCAATCATGCGCGTAAAAGCTTGGTGCAGCGCCAGATAAGCGCCGGTGATCGAGGCTGTTCGCGTGCCGCCGTCGGCTTGGATTACGTCACAATCAACCCGCACCTGGACCTCGCCAAAGCCATCCATTTTAACGACAGACCGAAGCGCCCGGCCAATCAAACGCTGAATTTCCTGCGTGCGACCCGATTGACGGCCTTTGGCGGCTTCCCGGTCCATGCGCGTGTTCGTGGCCCGGGGCAGCATGCCATACTCAGCGGTGATCCAGCCTTTTCCGCTGCCCCGCATCCAGCCGGGCACTTGTGTTTCAACGCTGGCCGCGCACAACACGTGTGTATCGCCAAACTTCACCAAGCAAGACCCTTCAGCATGTTTGGCAAAACCTAATTCAAAAGTGACCTGTCTCAGGTCTGAAGGTGAGCGGCCAGAAGGGCGCATAAAGTGTCTCCTTAATATCGCCCAGGAGTGGCGCGATGGGATGAGGGGAGGTATACGCTCTCCATACCCGGTGCTCTAGGGGTAGAACAAGGCCCTGGATTGCAACATGGCACGATCTGAACCCATTCATCAGCTGGCGATGTACGGCCCCTGCTTCGGACCGGTCAACCGGGGTATATCAAATTTAAGCTCGAGCGCCGGTTGCGCAAAATCGGGATCAGTGCCGTTTCTGGCACCTTATATGACGCTGGTGGTTATCCTGCTCTGGTCCCTGGTCCTGGCAAGGTCGTGGTTGAAGTGTTCCGAAGTCTGGATCCGAAAGTCCTTGAAGACTTAGATCGTTATGAAGGCTTCAATCAGGACCGGCCGCATCAGTCCCTGTATCGGCGCGTTCTTCTTGACCTTCCGGACGATTGGGGATCGGCGTGGTGTTACGTTTACAATCGCCCAGTCCGTGCCTTGCCCATCATCAGATCAGGTGATTGGTTGGCAAGGCACATTTAATTCACATGACCCTTCATTGACGGGTGCCACAGCCTTCCTTACATACCCGGACATGGAACGCAGCTTTTCATCCTTAATCAGTGCTGGAACTGAGCCTCTATTGGAGCTCAACGCCCGCTCGCGAGAAGTCTTTCGGCATATCGTTGATGCTTATGTTGAGACGGGCGAGCCAATTGGATCGCGCACCATCGCGCGAAAGTTGGATGATTCTTTATCCGCGGCCACCATTCGCAACGTCATGTCTGATCTGGAACTGGCGGGTCTCTTGTTTGCGCCCCATACGTCTGCCGGTCGTTTGCCAACGGAAGCAGGTTTAAGGCTATTCGTTTCCGGTCTTTTGCAGGTCGGCGGCCTGGACTCTGATGAGCGCAAGCAAATCGAAGCCCAATGCGCCAGCGCAGGTAAAAGTGTGCAAGATGTCCTGGAAGGCGCCTCGGCTACGTTATCCGGTCTCAGCCGTCAGGCAGGTTTGGTGATGTCGCCGAAATCTGAGGATTCGCTCAAGCATATTGAATTTGTCAGCCTGGGTCCGGGGCGAGCCTTGGTGGTGATGATTTCTGAGTCTGGCCTGGTGGAAAACCGGGTCATTGAAGTGCCCGATGGGTTGCCCCCCTCTGCCCTTATTGAAGCCGGTAATTTCCTGTCGGCGCGTCTTCGCGGTCAAACCCTAACGGAGACCCGTGGTAAAATTCTGACGGATCTAGAACAGCACCGCGCCCAGTTGGATGAACTGACGTCTAAGCTGGTGGCTGACGGATTGGCGACATGGTCCGGTGATCAGTCTTCCGGGGGTTCTCTTATCATTCGGGGACAAGCCAACCTGCTCAACGATGTGACAGCGCTGGAAGATTTGGAACGCGTGCGCCATTTATTTGAGGTGCTGGAGACGCGCGAACAGATGATCCGCCTGGTCGATCTGGTCGGCGAGGCGCAAGGCGTCCAGATTTACATTGGGGCAGAGAATGAACTGTTTAATCTTGCCGGGTGTTCAATGGTGGTTGCACCCTTTAAGAACGGCAGGGAACAGATCGTTGGTGCGGTGGGGGTCATAGGGCCGACACGCATCAATTACGCACGCATCATTCCGATGGTGGATTACACGGCTAAGGTGGTCGGTCGTCTCCTCGGACAATCCTAAAAATAGACTACACAGGACTCTCGACTATGTCTGATACCAACGATAACGCTCAAAACCCAACGTCAGAGGAAGGCCGACCGCAACAGAACGAAGCGGCTTTTGAGACGACGCCCGCGGCAGCTGCGCCTACTGCCGCCGAAGTTGCTGCAGAAGAGTTTGCTGCAGAAGCTGCTTCAAATGCTGGCCAGGCTGAAGATGCGCCACCGACACCGGAAGAGCGTATTGCGCAATTGGAAGCGGCCTTGGCCGATGCACACCGCAATCGCTTGCTGGCCCTTGCCGAGGCTGAAAATGCAGGCAAACGCGCTGACAGACGTATTTCAGACAATGCCAAATATGCAACGTCGAACATTTGTAAGGCGATCCTGCAAGTTGCTGACAATCTCGAGCGCGCCTTGTTGGCCGCCCCCGAAGAGTTGCGCGTCGGCAATGACGTTGTGAAAAACCTCGCTGTGGGGGTGGAGATGACCGGCAAGGAACTGGCGACCGTTTTGGAATCACAAAATGTCAAAAAGTTTGTCTCTCTGAACCAGCCGTTTGACGCCAACCTTCATCAAGCCATGCAGGAGGTTGAGCGCACAGATGTGCCGTCCGGCACGGTCGTGCAAGTGGTCCAGGACGGCTACATGATGGCGGATCGCCTGTTGCGCCCGGCCATGGTTGTGGTTTCAAAAGGGGGCCCAAAGCGCGCCGCCCCTGAGGATGCTGCTGCGGATAACAACGCAGGCGTTGATAAATCGGTCTAACCGATAAGCTGGTCTAACCGTAAGTCACGATCGTATTTTTCTGGTTAGCCACGACGTGTGCTTGAACTGCCGGGAACGCCGTGTCACGACTCTGGTATAAGTTTCTAAGTAGGACTTAGGCTATCAGGGAGTGGCAGTATGCAGATCACACGTGGGCGCGTGGTTATCGGGTTTATCGCAACGTTGGGGTTGATTGCCCCAGTTACGGCTGAGCCACTTGATCAGACGGTTGGCCAAATCTTAAGGGTCGACCTTAATAGCCTTGCTGAACCGAATCCCGAGTATGAGGGCCGTCCGCGCGAAATGAATTTTTCGCGCCCGCGCGAGCGCACTCCTGAAGACAAGCCCATTGTGCCGGAAGGATTTCGCGTCGCCCTGTATGCAGAAGGGTTGGTGCATGCCAGAAATATGGCGGTCGCGCCCAACGGCGATGTCTTTATTGCTGAGCCGCGGGCAAATCGCATTACCGTTCTGAGAGATTCCGATCAAGATGGGGTCGCAGATGAAATCTTCACGTATATTGATAACCTCAACATGCCCCATGGCATTGCGTTCATTCAGGACGCGGTCTTAATTGCCGATAAGGTTGGCGTTCGCAAATACCCCTACAGCGCAGACGGAACCGTCACCCCGTCCTCTAGCCAATTACTCACGCCGTTGGGCGCGCTGGGCGATCCCGAGACACGTTTTCACTGGTCCCGCAATGTAGCCGTGCATCCAGATGGAAGCCGTTTTTACGTCGGTGTCGGGTCTGCCAGCAATCTTGATGAAGACCCGGAGCCCTACGCCACCATTCAGGAATTCCCTATGAGCGGCGGGCCGGGCCGGACATTTGCATCTGGGATTCGTGTTCCGACCGAAGTCAAATTTTATCCGGGAACGGAAGACCTTTATACTGTTGTCAACGAGCGTGACCGGCAGGGCAATGAATTGGTGCCGGATTACTTTACGCGGGTGCCAGATGGTGCGTTCTTCGGCTGGCCGTACAGTTATATGGGCTCTAACCCGCAACCGGGTTTTGCCGACCGGCGCCCGGATTTGGTGGCCGCAGCGATTGCACCGGACGTGCCTTTTCTCTCCCATTCAGCGGCAATTGATCTTGAGTTCTATACCGGCGCACAGTTTCCTGAGGCCTATCGCGGCGGCGCTTTTGTAACCCTGCACGGATCGTGGAATGCGAGCCAGCCGCGCGGCTACTCGCTGGTGTATGTGCCGTTCAGTGACGGAAAACCAATTGGTGAGTACCAGGTTTTTGCGGTTGGTTTTTGGAATGGCGACGCTGAAAACAGCCAGGTCTGGGGCCGCCCCGCCGGTGTAGTGATGCTGTCCGATGGCAGTGTGTTGTTATCCGATGATGTGGGCCAGACGGTGTGGAGAATCACCTATGTGGAATAGGCTCGGTTATTTTTTGGCAATCGGAGTTCTGTTTGGTACAAATTCTGTAACGGCTCAGGAGTTGTTTGAGCAGGAACCCGGAACCGTTATTTCGATTGATATCAACGCGCTGCCTCAACCCTATTCACCCCCAAGCCCCGCTAACCCACCACGGACGCTTCCGAAACCGGCCCGTGCCCTGCCGACCACGCTGCCTGGTTTCAGCGTCAACGCTTTTGCCTCTAGCCTCAAAGATGCGCGCAACCTTAAAGTGGCTCCCGATGGCACGGTGTTTCTCAGCGAACCCAGAATTGGCCAGATCACACTGTTGCGGGATACCGACAACGATGGCCGCGCTGATGTTGTGACGGCTTTTGCGGACGGCTTTAGAAACCCCCACGGTATTGCGATCGGCAACGGCTTTATTTTGATCGGTGATCTCAATGGCGTTTGGCGGCTGCCCTATGCTGAGGGCGACACCAAAGCATCGGTTGACCCTGTGCAGGTTACCAAACGCGGCGCGCTAGGAGATCCTGGCGGGCATTCCACGCGAAACGTGGTTCTGCACCCCGACGGGTCGCGCTTTTATGTGGCGATCGGCAGTCGTGGTAATATTGCAGAAGAGCCCGAGCCTCGCGCTACCATCCAAGAGTTCCAGATCGACGGGTCAGTGCAGCGCACCTTTGCCAGTGGGCTACGCAATCCGGTTGGTATGGCTTTCTATCCCGGCAGTTCGGATCTCTATACTGTTGTCAATGAGCGCGATGGTCTCCACGACGAGTTGGTGCCTGAGTATATGACCCGTGTGATCGACGGCGGTTTTTACGGCTGGCCTTACAGTTACATGGGGTCAAACCCTCAGCCCAACTTTGCGGATAAGCGGCCGGACTTGGTTGAAGCCACCATCGTTCCGGACACGCTGTTCCGGTCGCATTCTGCCCCCATTGGGTTGGTGTTTTACACCGGCACTCAGTTTCCGGCTGAATATCAGGGCGGTGCCTTCGTGACCCTTCGCGGGTCGTGGAATGCTGCTCAGCCGCGCGGCTATAACGTTGTGTATGTGCCTGTCGAAGACGGAGTCAGTCAAAATCAATACACGGTGTTTGCCTCCGGTCTTTGGGCCAAAGGTGAGGACAGAGCGGAGGTTTGGGGACGGCCAAC
This genomic stretch from Rhodospirillaceae bacterium harbors:
- the rph gene encoding ribonuclease PH, yielding MRPSGRSPSDLRQVTFELGFAKHAEGSCLVKFGDTHVLCAASVETQVPGWMRGSGKGWITAEYGMLPRATNTRMDREAAKGRQSGRTQEIQRLIGRALRSVVKMDGFGEVQVRVDCDVIQADGGTRTASITGAYLALHQAFTRMIDLGVMIEMPFTEPVAAISCGLYQGTPVLDLDYAEDSKAQADANFVLTGSGKIVEIQGTAEEHPFTAAEFQNLLDLAQTGCADLVKMQQAALDAITVQV
- the hrcA gene encoding heat-inducible transcriptional repressor HrcA; the encoded protein is MERSFSSLISAGTEPLLELNARSREVFRHIVDAYVETGEPIGSRTIARKLDDSLSAATIRNVMSDLELAGLLFAPHTSAGRLPTEAGLRLFVSGLLQVGGLDSDERKQIEAQCASAGKSVQDVLEGASATLSGLSRQAGLVMSPKSEDSLKHIEFVSLGPGRALVVMISESGLVENRVIEVPDGLPPSALIEAGNFLSARLRGQTLTETRGKILTDLEQHRAQLDELTSKLVADGLATWSGDQSSGGSLIIRGQANLLNDVTALEDLERVRHLFEVLETREQMIRLVDLVGEAQGVQIYIGAENELFNLAGCSMVVAPFKNGREQIVGAVGVIGPTRINYARIIPMVDYTAKVVGRLLGQS
- a CDS encoding nucleotide exchange factor GrpE; this translates as MSDTNDNAQNPTSEEGRPQQNEAAFETTPAAAAPTAAEVAAEEFAAEAASNAGQAEDAPPTPEERIAQLEAALADAHRNRLLALAEAENAGKRADRRISDNAKYATSNICKAILQVADNLERALLAAPEELRVGNDVVKNLAVGVEMTGKELATVLESQNVKKFVSLNQPFDANLHQAMQEVERTDVPSGTVVQVVQDGYMMADRLLRPAMVVVSKGGPKRAAPEDAAADNNAGVDKSV
- a CDS encoding sorbosone dehydrogenase, which translates into the protein MQITRGRVVIGFIATLGLIAPVTAEPLDQTVGQILRVDLNSLAEPNPEYEGRPREMNFSRPRERTPEDKPIVPEGFRVALYAEGLVHARNMAVAPNGDVFIAEPRANRITVLRDSDQDGVADEIFTYIDNLNMPHGIAFIQDAVLIADKVGVRKYPYSADGTVTPSSSQLLTPLGALGDPETRFHWSRNVAVHPDGSRFYVGVGSASNLDEDPEPYATIQEFPMSGGPGRTFASGIRVPTEVKFYPGTEDLYTVVNERDRQGNELVPDYFTRVPDGAFFGWPYSYMGSNPQPGFADRRPDLVAAAIAPDVPFLSHSAAIDLEFYTGAQFPEAYRGGAFVTLHGSWNASQPRGYSLVYVPFSDGKPIGEYQVFAVGFWNGDAENSQVWGRPAGVVMLSDGSVLLSDDVGQTVWRITYVE
- a CDS encoding PQQ-dependent sugar dehydrogenase, which gives rise to MWNRLGYFLAIGVLFGTNSVTAQELFEQEPGTVISIDINALPQPYSPPSPANPPRTLPKPARALPTTLPGFSVNAFASSLKDARNLKVAPDGTVFLSEPRIGQITLLRDTDNDGRADVVTAFADGFRNPHGIAIGNGFILIGDLNGVWRLPYAEGDTKASVDPVQVTKRGALGDPGGHSTRNVVLHPDGSRFYVAIGSRGNIAEEPEPRATIQEFQIDGSVQRTFASGLRNPVGMAFYPGSSDLYTVVNERDGLHDELVPEYMTRVIDGGFYGWPYSYMGSNPQPNFADKRPDLVEATIVPDTLFRSHSAPIGLVFYTGTQFPAEYQGGAFVTLRGSWNAAQPRGYNVVYVPVEDGVSQNQYTVFASGLWAKGEDRAEVWGRPTGITMTPEGSLLFADDVSQTVWRVTYDGAAP